A genomic segment from Sciurus carolinensis chromosome 1, mSciCar1.2, whole genome shotgun sequence encodes:
- the Them6 gene encoding protein THEM6 isoform X2, whose amino-acid sequence MLGLLVASLALALSFFALLDGWYLVRVPCAVLRARLLQPRVRDLLAEQRYAGRVLPSDLDLLLHMNNARYLREADVARAAHLTRCGVLGALRELGAHAVLAASCARYRRSLRLLEPFEVEPPELPEDLQHWIAYNEASSQLLRAESGLGDVIKDQ is encoded by the exons ATGTTGGGGTTGCTGGTGGCCTCGTTGGCCCTGGCACTCTCCTTCTTCGCGCTGCTGGATGGCTGGTACCTTGTGCGCGTGCCGTGCGCTGTGCTGCGCGCGCGCCTGCTGCAGCCGCGCGTCCGCGACCTGCTGGCCGAGCAACGCTACGCGGGCCGCGTGCTACCTTCGGACTTGGATCTGCTGCTGCATATGAACAACGCGCGCTACCTGCGCGAGGCTGACGTGGCGCGCGCTGCGCACCTGACTCGCTGCGGCGTGCTTGGGGCGCTGCGCGAGCTGGGGGCGCACGCCGTACTAGCCGCCTCTTGTGCGCGCTACCGCCGCTCCCTGCGCCTGCTTGAGCCCTTCGAG GTGGAGCCCCCCGAGCTGCCCGAAGACTTGCAGCACTGGATCGCCTACAATGAGGCCAGCAGCCAGCTGCTCCGGGCTGAGAGTGGACTCGGTGATGTCATCAAGGACCAGTGA
- the Them6 gene encoding protein THEM6 isoform X1 has translation MLGLLVASLALALSFFALLDGWYLVRVPCAVLRARLLQPRVRDLLAEQRYAGRVLPSDLDLLLHMNNARYLREADVARAAHLTRCGVLGALRELGAHAVLAASCARYRRSLRLLEPFEVRTRLLGWDDRAFYLEARFVSLRDGFLCALLRSRQHVLGTSPERVVQHLCKRRVEPPELPEDLQHWIAYNEASSQLLRAESGLGDVIKDQ, from the exons ATGTTGGGGTTGCTGGTGGCCTCGTTGGCCCTGGCACTCTCCTTCTTCGCGCTGCTGGATGGCTGGTACCTTGTGCGCGTGCCGTGCGCTGTGCTGCGCGCGCGCCTGCTGCAGCCGCGCGTCCGCGACCTGCTGGCCGAGCAACGCTACGCGGGCCGCGTGCTACCTTCGGACTTGGATCTGCTGCTGCATATGAACAACGCGCGCTACCTGCGCGAGGCTGACGTGGCGCGCGCTGCGCACCTGACTCGCTGCGGCGTGCTTGGGGCGCTGCGCGAGCTGGGGGCGCACGCCGTACTAGCCGCCTCTTGTGCGCGCTACCGCCGCTCCCTGCGCCTGCTTGAGCCCTTCGAGGTGCGCACCCGCCTGCTAGGCTGGGACGACCGCGCCTTCTACTTGGAGGCGCGCTTTGTCAGCCTGCGCGATGGCTTCTTGTGCGCACTGTTGCGTTCCCGGCAGCACGTGCTGGGCACCTCGCCCGAGCGCGTCGTACAGCACTTGTGCAAGCGCAGG GTGGAGCCCCCCGAGCTGCCCGAAGACTTGCAGCACTGGATCGCCTACAATGAGGCCAGCAGCCAGCTGCTCCGGGCTGAGAGTGGACTCGGTGATGTCATCAAGGACCAGTGA
- the Psca gene encoding prostate stem cell antigen, with translation MKAVLLTLLAIDLALQPGSTLQCYSCRAQVSDQDCRSVQNCTQAQTQCRTERIRAVGLLTVISKGCSSDCVEDVENYYVGKKNVTCCSTDLCNASGGHSLQPATVLGLLATLGSLLLWGPGQL, from the exons ATGAAGGCTGTCCTCCTTACCTTGTTGGCCATTGACTTGGCCCTGCAGCCAG GCAGCACCCTGCAGTGCTACTCCTGCAGGGCCCAGGTGAGCGACCAGGACTGCCGGAGCGTGCAGAACTGCACCCAGGCCCAGACCCAGTGCAGGACCGAGCGCATCC GTGCAGTGGGGCTCCTGACGGTCATCAGTAAGGGCTGCAGCTCCGACTGTGTAGAAGACGTGGAGAACTACTATGTGGGCAAGAAGAACGTCACGTGCTGTTCCACCGACCTCTGCAATGCCAGTGGGGGCCACAGTCTGCAGCCAGCCACCGTCCTGGGGCTGCTCGCCACACTCGGCAGCCTGCTGCTGTGGGGCCCTGGCCAGCTGTAG
- the Jrk gene encoding jerky protein homolog, whose translation MASKQAAVKGRGGKRKRVVLTLKEKIDICTRLERGESRKALMQEYNVGMSTLYDIKAHKAQLLRFFANSDSNQALEQRRTLHTPKLEHLDRVLYEWFLVKRAEGIPVSGPMLIEKAKDFYEQMRLTEPCVFSGGWLWRFKARHGIKKLDASSEKQVADHQAAEQFCGFFRSLTTEHGLSPEQVYSADETGLFWRCLPNPSPDGGAVPGLKQGKDRLTVLMCANATGSHRIKPLAIGKCRSPRAFTGIQHLPVAYKAQGNAWVDKEIFSDWFHRIFVPSVREHFRTIGLPEDSKAILLLDNSRAHPQEAELASDNIFTIFLPASVTSLIQPMEQGIRRDFMRHFINPPVSLQGFHPRYSMNDAILSVACAWNAVPGHVFRRAWRKLWPSVTFAGGSSEGEEEEETERCSTKPHNKAFAHILELAGEGPFCPGRRPLPGTGRAVEEAPAAALLTEADGDAGQVETEAGEEAESRVAWEQAAAAFQALLHFAERQPCFSSQEVGQLQALHSAFRRQLQLRAAVKLEALQDGPGGCRATAHPDLPCSSTAGDN comes from the coding sequence ATGGCCTCTAAGCAGGCTGCTGTGAAGGGCAGAGGGGGAAAGCGGAAGCGGGTGGTGCTGACCCTGAAGGAGAAGATTGACATCTGCACACGCCTGGAGCGGGGTGAGAGCAGGAAGGCGCTAATGCAGGAGTACAACGTGGGCATGTCCACCCTGTACGACATCAAGGCCCACAAGGCCCAGCTGCTCCGGTTCTTCGCCAATTCTGACTCCAACCAGGCGCTGGAGCAGCGGCGCACGCTCCACACACCCAAGCTCGAGCACCTGGACCGGGTGCTGTATGAGTGGTTCCTGGTGAAGCGGGCCGAGGGCATCCCTGTGTCCGGCCCCATGCTCATTGAGAAGGCCAAGGACTTCTATGAGCAGATGCGGCTGACTGAGCCCTGCGTGTTTTCTGGAGGGTGGCTTTGGCGCTTTAAGGCCAGGCATGGCATTAAAAAGCTAGACGCATCCAGTGAGAAGCAGGTTGCTGACCACCAGGCGGCCGAGCAGTTCTGTGGCTTCTTCAGgagcttgaccactgagcacGGGCTGTCTCCTGAGCAGGTTTACAGCGCCGATGAGACCGGCCTCTTCTGGCGGTGCTTGCCAAACCCCAGCCCAGATGGTGGGGCAGTGCCCGGCCTCAAGCAGGGCAAGGACAGACTAACTGTCCTGATGTGCGCCAATGCCACAGGTTCCCATAGAATCAAGCCCTTGGCCATTGGGAAGTGTCGCAGTCCCAGGGCTTTCACAGGTATCCAACACCTGCCCGTGGCCTACAAGGCCCAGGGTAATGCCTGGGTGGACAAGGAGATCTTCTCAGATTGGTTTCATCGCATCTTTGTCCCCTCGGTGAGAGAACACTTTAGAACGATAGGTTTGCCGGAAGACAGCAAGGCCATTCTGTTGCTGGACAACTCCCGGGCCCACCCCCAGGAGGCCGAGCTGGCGTCTGATAACATTTTCACCATCTTCTTGCCTGCCAGTGTGACCTCGTTGATCCAGCCCATGGAGCAGGGCATTCGAAGGGACTTCATGAGGCACTTTATCAACCCTCCCGTGAGCCTGCAGGGCTTCCACCCGCGGTATAGCATGAACGATGCCATACTCAGTGTGGCCTGTGCCTGGAACGCTGTGCCCGGCCACGTCTTCAGGAGGGCCTGGAGGAAGCTGTGGCCCTCAGTCACGTTTGCCGGAGGCTCTTCCGAGggcgaggaggaagaggagaccgAGCGCTGCAGCACCAAGCCGCACAACAAGGCCTTCGCTCACATCCTCGAGCTCGCGGGGGAGGGCCCCTTCTGCCCGGGCCGCAGGCCTCTGCCCGGCACCGGGAGGGCAGTGGAGGAGGCGCCCGCTGCTGCGCTGCTGACCGAGGCCGACGGGGACGCAGGCCAGGTGGAGacggaggctggggaggaggccgAGTCCCGGGTGGCCTGGGAGCAGGCAGCCGCAGCCTTCCAGGCGCTCCTGCACTTCGCCGAGCGGCAGCCCTGCTTCAGCTCACAGGAGGTGGGGCAGCTGCAGGCGCTGCACTCCGCCTTCAGGAGGCAGCTACAGCTGAGGGCCGCAGTGAAGCTCGAGGCCCTCCAGGATGGCCCTGGTGGGTGCAGGGCCACAGCCCACCCCGACTTGCCCTGCTCATCCACAGCCGGTGACAACTGA